The following proteins come from a genomic window of Pyxidicoccus sp. MSG2:
- a CDS encoding PAS domain-containing protein, giving the protein MLEPDSRSVNKEEPGGARTLRAADFLRAHRAVLLSDWEQGMHALHADRAERHSWLMDHMPELLLALAEVIEHGPEGLGTALWDEHAVIRLDQGFDLGEVASEYALLRKCILRRLEAEPRGLAPGELERLEEALDRVVTRTMTCFSQARQRILQALDRMTQATLDNPPADTLLMRLLTVLMESALAVDTAAVMMLEGDRLVVRAAVGLGADRALGSSLRRDEGFMGQVATTCKAQALRSATTDPRVLLPSLREPGLRAVYGVPLMEDERLLGVAYMGSRTAFIFSDPDTLLFRSIAQRATAYLVQARLRADERAARVEAQRSLAQLDALLAATPVGIAFLDTELRYVRLNQAMADINGLPLDGHQDRSFREVHLHGVADTVEPILRRALETGEPVRAFEYSLPNSAPRGGGRRWQASFYPVRTALGEVLGLGCAVVDITEHKQSEAALRQAVDFREQLLAVLGHDLRNPLNAISASAFQLSRAEALGAPERRAVDRIRKATARMGRMINDILDFARSRLGGGIPVARQRMNMAEACQAALEELQVSQPERQLHFEAHGDTWGDWDPDRVSQVLGNLVSNAIQHGLNEAPVRTCVRGEPDEVVLEVHNLGEPIPAELMARIFDPFKTYLGPPDTAKQKRSLGLGLYIVSQIAGVHGGSVEVRSTAQDGTTFTVHWPRVPPPG; this is encoded by the coding sequence ATGCTGGAGCCGGATTCACGCTCCGTGAATAAAGAGGAGCCCGGTGGGGCGAGGACGCTCCGGGCCGCTGACTTCCTGCGCGCGCATCGCGCCGTGCTCCTGTCCGACTGGGAGCAGGGGATGCACGCGCTCCACGCGGACCGCGCGGAGCGGCACTCCTGGCTCATGGACCACATGCCGGAGTTGCTCCTCGCGCTGGCCGAGGTCATCGAGCATGGCCCCGAGGGGCTCGGCACCGCGCTGTGGGACGAGCACGCGGTGATACGTCTGGACCAGGGTTTCGACCTGGGCGAGGTGGCGTCCGAGTACGCGCTCTTGCGCAAGTGCATCCTGCGCCGGCTGGAGGCCGAGCCGCGCGGGCTGGCGCCGGGCGAACTGGAGCGGCTGGAGGAAGCGCTGGACCGCGTCGTCACGCGCACCATGACGTGCTTCTCGCAGGCCCGTCAGCGCATCCTCCAGGCGCTGGACCGCATGACGCAGGCCACGTTGGACAACCCACCCGCGGACACGCTCCTGATGCGGCTGCTCACCGTGCTGATGGAGTCCGCGCTCGCGGTGGACACGGCGGCGGTGATGATGTTGGAGGGAGACCGGCTGGTGGTGCGCGCCGCGGTGGGGCTGGGGGCGGACAGGGCCCTCGGCAGCTCCCTGCGGCGCGACGAGGGCTTCATGGGCCAGGTGGCCACCACCTGCAAGGCGCAGGCGCTGCGCTCGGCCACCACGGACCCGCGCGTGTTGCTGCCCTCGCTCCGGGAGCCGGGGTTGCGCGCCGTCTACGGCGTGCCCCTGATGGAGGACGAGCGGCTGCTGGGCGTGGCGTACATGGGCTCGCGCACCGCCTTCATCTTCTCCGACCCGGACACCCTGCTGTTCCGCAGCATCGCCCAGCGCGCCACCGCCTACCTCGTCCAGGCCCGGCTGCGGGCGGATGAGCGCGCCGCGCGCGTGGAGGCGCAGCGCTCGCTCGCGCAACTGGACGCGCTGCTGGCCGCCACGCCCGTGGGCATCGCCTTCCTGGACACGGAGCTGCGCTACGTGCGCCTCAACCAGGCCATGGCGGACATCAACGGCCTGCCGCTGGACGGGCACCAGGACCGCTCCTTCCGCGAAGTCCACCTGCACGGGGTCGCGGACACGGTGGAGCCCATCCTCCGCCGCGCGCTCGAGACGGGCGAGCCGGTGCGAGCCTTCGAGTACAGCCTGCCCAATTCCGCACCGAGGGGTGGAGGCCGCAGGTGGCAGGCCAGCTTCTACCCGGTGCGCACCGCACTGGGCGAGGTGCTGGGCCTGGGCTGCGCCGTGGTGGACATCACCGAGCACAAGCAGTCGGAGGCCGCGCTCCGGCAGGCGGTGGACTTCCGCGAGCAGCTCCTCGCGGTGCTGGGACACGACCTGCGCAACCCGCTCAACGCCATCAGCGCATCGGCCTTCCAGTTGTCGCGGGCGGAGGCGTTGGGAGCGCCGGAGCGACGCGCGGTGGACCGCATCCGCAAGGCCACCGCGCGAATGGGGCGGATGATCAACGACATCCTCGACTTCGCGCGCAGCCGGCTGGGCGGCGGGATTCCGGTGGCGCGCCAGCGCATGAACATGGCCGAGGCGTGCCAGGCCGCGCTGGAGGAGCTGCAGGTCAGCCAACCGGAGCGCCAGCTCCACTTCGAGGCGCACGGCGACACGTGGGGGGATTGGGACCCGGACCGCGTGTCCCAGGTGCTGGGCAACCTGGTGTCCAACGCGATTCAGCACGGGCTGAACGAAGCCCCGGTGCGCACCTGCGTCCGGGGCGAGCCCGACGAGGTGGTGCTGGAGGTGCACAACCTCGGCGAGCCGATTCCCGCCGAGCTGATGGCGCGCATCTTCGACCCGTTCAAGACGTACCTCGGCCCGCCGGACACCGCGAAGCAGAAGCGCAGCCTGGGGCTGGGGCTCTACATCGTCAGCCAGATTGCCGGGGTGCACGGCGGCAGCGTGGAGGTGCGTTCCACGGCGCAAGACGGCACCACATTCACCGTGCACTGGCCTCGCGTGCCCCCGCCCGGGTGA
- a CDS encoding ornithine cyclodeaminase family protein: MRTLLLNRSDVSRNLQALTLLEDMREAFRTDALARTVAPQRARGPLHAEGTALVLFPGSLPGIPAYTVKVHAKFPGQTPAIQGVVQLHDLATGALLAIMDSGHLTAVRTGVVGALSADVLARPDASRVALIGTGRQAVLQLKSLRLVRSLEHVRVHDTDAERALAFATRMYQELNLPVRMEESVADAVADADIVVTSTWSREPFLHPGMLRPGTHVITLGADEPGKAEVSAEVLKASLFVVDHRGLAVSGGAAGGVGLGEDAIHAELGEVIAELKPGRTSPEQVTVFGAVGLPFQDLAAAWHVYQSAQGDDALQGVDFSA; encoded by the coding sequence ATGCGCACCCTCCTGCTGAATCGCTCCGACGTGTCCCGCAACCTCCAGGCGCTCACCCTGCTGGAGGACATGCGTGAGGCCTTCCGCACCGATGCTCTCGCCCGCACGGTGGCCCCCCAGCGCGCGCGCGGGCCCCTGCACGCGGAGGGCACCGCGCTGGTGCTCTTCCCCGGCAGCCTGCCCGGCATCCCCGCCTATACGGTGAAGGTGCACGCGAAGTTCCCCGGGCAGACGCCGGCCATCCAGGGCGTGGTGCAGTTGCACGACCTGGCCACGGGCGCGCTGCTGGCCATCATGGACTCCGGCCACCTGACGGCGGTGCGCACGGGCGTGGTGGGCGCGCTGTCGGCGGACGTGCTGGCGCGGCCGGACGCGAGCCGGGTGGCGCTCATCGGCACGGGGCGGCAGGCGGTGCTCCAGCTCAAGTCGCTGCGGCTGGTGCGCTCGCTGGAGCACGTGCGCGTCCATGACACGGATGCCGAGCGGGCGCTCGCCTTTGCCACGCGCATGTACCAGGAGCTGAACCTGCCGGTGCGCATGGAGGAGTCGGTGGCGGACGCGGTGGCGGACGCGGACATCGTCGTGACGTCGACGTGGAGCCGGGAGCCCTTCCTGCACCCCGGCATGCTGCGGCCGGGCACGCACGTCATCACCCTGGGCGCGGACGAGCCGGGCAAGGCGGAGGTGTCCGCGGAGGTGCTGAAGGCATCCCTCTTCGTGGTGGACCACCGGGGGCTGGCCGTCAGCGGCGGCGCGGCGGGCGGCGTGGGGCTGGGCGAGGACGCCATCCACGCGGAGCTGGGGGAAGTCATCGCGGAGCTGAAGCCGGGGCGCACGTCGCCAGAGCAGGTGACGGTGTTCGGCGCGGTGGGGCTGCCGTTCCAGGACCTGGCGGCCGCGTGGCACGTGTACCAGTCGGCACAGGGCGACGACGCGCTGCAGGGCGTGGACTTCAGCGCATGA
- a CDS encoding MFS transporter — translation MRAWDALLTRLGLTRPELRAWALYDWANSAYVTTVIAVVFPLYYASVVSDGLPREVATARFATATSVALAVVALLSPILGALSDRAGRLKQLLGGFLVLGVLATVGLSGVGRGDWAWGLVLFGLGNVGLTGSIVFYDALLRHIARDDELDRVSTGGYALGYLGGGLLLAAQLVLLLQPHWFGLPDAAAASRVAFLSVAVWWAGFSVPLFLRIPEPKPVHNGRDRRVSLRGTFLQLGQTLKGLRAHRQALLLLVAYLLYSDGIGTIIRLSTLYGTELGIGRGALIGALLLTQVVGVPCAVLFGRGAARVGAKPALMLALAVYVGVTFLGYFMRTAAHFFALALLVGMVQGGSQALSRSLFAQMVPRDRAAEFFGLFSVFEKVTAVAGPLVFAATVELTGSSRQAVLSLLVFFAAGAAVLWRVDVEAGRRAAREAEARAGWGEAPLTDGAPNGVPGDRA, via the coding sequence ATGAGGGCCTGGGATGCGCTGCTCACGCGCCTGGGGCTGACCCGGCCGGAGCTCCGCGCGTGGGCGCTGTACGACTGGGCCAACTCCGCCTACGTCACCACCGTCATCGCGGTGGTGTTCCCGCTGTACTACGCGTCGGTGGTGTCGGACGGGCTGCCGCGCGAGGTGGCCACCGCGCGCTTCGCCACCGCCACCTCCGTGGCGCTGGCCGTGGTGGCGCTGCTGTCGCCAATCCTGGGCGCGCTGAGCGACAGGGCGGGGCGGCTCAAGCAGCTGTTGGGCGGCTTCCTGGTGCTGGGCGTGCTGGCCACGGTGGGGCTGTCCGGGGTGGGGCGCGGCGACTGGGCCTGGGGGCTGGTGCTCTTCGGCCTGGGCAATGTGGGGTTGACGGGCAGCATCGTCTTCTACGACGCGCTCTTGCGGCACATCGCCCGGGACGACGAGCTGGACCGGGTGTCCACCGGGGGCTACGCGCTGGGCTACCTGGGCGGAGGACTGCTGCTGGCGGCGCAGTTGGTGCTGCTGCTCCAGCCGCACTGGTTCGGGCTGCCGGACGCGGCGGCGGCGTCGCGCGTGGCCTTCCTGTCCGTGGCGGTGTGGTGGGCGGGCTTCTCGGTGCCCCTGTTCCTGCGGATTCCGGAGCCGAAGCCGGTGCACAACGGCCGCGACAGGCGCGTGTCCCTGCGCGGCACGTTCCTCCAGTTGGGCCAGACGTTGAAGGGGCTGCGCGCGCACCGGCAGGCGTTGCTGCTGCTGGTGGCGTACCTGCTCTACAGCGACGGCATCGGCACCATCATCCGGCTGTCCACGCTGTACGGGACGGAGCTGGGCATCGGCCGTGGGGCGCTGATTGGAGCGCTGCTGCTGACGCAGGTGGTGGGCGTGCCGTGCGCGGTGCTGTTCGGCCGTGGGGCGGCGCGGGTGGGGGCGAAGCCGGCGCTGATGCTGGCGCTGGCGGTGTACGTGGGGGTGACGTTCCTGGGCTACTTCATGCGCACGGCGGCGCACTTCTTCGCGCTGGCGCTGCTGGTGGGCATGGTGCAGGGCGGCAGCCAGGCATTGAGCCGCTCGCTGTTCGCGCAGATGGTGCCGCGCGACAGGGCGGCGGAGTTCTTCGGCCTCTTCAGCGTCTTCGAGAAGGTGACGGCGGTGGCGGGCCCGCTGGTGTTCGCGGCCACGGTGGAGCTGACGGGCTCCAGTCGGCAGGCGGTGCTGTCGCTGCTCGTCTTCTTCGCCGCGGGTGCGGCGGTGCTGTGGCGCGTGGACGTGGAGGCGGGACGGCGCGCGGCCCGCGAGGCGGAGGCGCGCGCCGGCTGGGGCGAGGCACCGCTGACGGACGGCGCCCCGAACGGTGTGCCTGGAGACCGGGCGTAG
- a CDS encoding glycoside hydrolase family 15 protein: MRRIADYALLGDCHSAALVGKDGSIDWACFPRFDSPAVFCRILDVRRGGSFGVAPEGSFRSTRSYLEDTNVLVTTFNTPRGVLEVVDCMPVFPGGGARGTHVGTRHALLRRVRCLAGEVTVRVVLTPRFEYGAFVPRMRLTSRHTAEVVGGADALWVTTTHPLVAREDALRARWKLRAGEEAWVEVAWTPSFVERSPSDAPDRAAFRQRLEDTLTFWRTWIARCSNTGEHVRAVRRSALTLKALTYAPTGALVAAPTTSLPEELGGVRNWDYRFTWLRDASLTLISLLVLGYRDEADAFRHWLRRTSAGRAADVQIMYGIQGHRLLPEVELAHLEGFGGARPVRVGNGAVKQLQHDVSGELLEAAWLYVRAGGPLSKTNWAFLSGLVEEVCLRWRLPDQGLWEIRDAPRHFVHSKLLCWVALDRALRLARARRLPAPLSRWARERAALRRYLLECAEDGWFPQARGSGSADASTLLVPALGFLPVAHPLVRRTVQVVRERLESHGLLYRYHAPDGLAGGEGTFLLCSFWLVDVLAHAGRWDEAEAVLARLLGLANDVGLYAEEAVPGTGEALGNFPQAFTHMALVSSCAQLSAVYAAERRPRPERAYDFASFALEKLLTRRRDRVERPDDSIVPRGFRSDAASPD; the protein is encoded by the coding sequence ATGCGCCGCATCGCCGACTACGCGCTCCTGGGGGACTGTCACTCCGCCGCGCTGGTGGGGAAGGACGGCTCCATCGACTGGGCCTGCTTCCCCCGCTTCGACTCGCCCGCGGTGTTCTGCCGCATCCTCGACGTGCGGCGCGGCGGCAGCTTCGGCGTGGCCCCGGAGGGGAGCTTCCGCTCCACGCGCTCCTACCTTGAAGACACCAACGTCCTGGTGACGACCTTCAACACGCCGCGCGGCGTCCTGGAGGTCGTGGACTGCATGCCCGTGTTCCCCGGAGGCGGCGCGCGCGGCACGCACGTGGGCACGCGCCACGCGCTGCTGCGGCGGGTGCGGTGCCTGGCCGGTGAAGTCACGGTGCGCGTGGTGCTGACGCCGCGCTTCGAGTACGGCGCCTTCGTCCCGCGCATGCGCCTCACCTCGAGGCACACCGCGGAGGTGGTGGGCGGCGCCGACGCGCTGTGGGTGACGACGACGCACCCATTGGTGGCTCGCGAGGACGCGCTGCGCGCCCGGTGGAAGCTGCGCGCGGGCGAGGAGGCCTGGGTGGAGGTGGCGTGGACGCCCTCCTTCGTCGAGCGCTCCCCCTCGGACGCGCCGGACCGCGCCGCCTTCCGCCAGCGCCTGGAGGACACGCTCACCTTCTGGCGCACGTGGATTGCCCGCTGCTCGAACACCGGTGAGCACGTGCGCGCGGTGCGGCGCTCGGCGCTCACGCTCAAGGCGCTCACGTATGCACCCACCGGCGCGCTGGTGGCCGCGCCCACCACGTCGCTGCCGGAGGAGCTGGGGGGCGTGCGCAACTGGGACTACCGCTTCACCTGGCTGCGCGACGCGTCGCTCACGCTCATCTCGCTGCTGGTGCTGGGCTACCGCGACGAGGCGGACGCGTTCCGCCACTGGCTGCGGCGCACCAGCGCGGGACGCGCGGCGGACGTTCAAATCATGTACGGCATCCAGGGCCACCGCCTGCTGCCGGAGGTGGAGCTGGCGCACCTGGAGGGCTTCGGCGGCGCGAGGCCGGTGCGCGTGGGCAACGGCGCGGTGAAGCAGCTCCAGCACGACGTGTCCGGGGAGCTGCTGGAGGCGGCGTGGCTGTACGTGCGCGCGGGCGGGCCGCTGTCGAAGACGAACTGGGCCTTCTTGTCAGGACTGGTGGAGGAGGTGTGCCTGCGCTGGCGCCTGCCGGACCAGGGGCTGTGGGAGATTCGCGACGCGCCCCGGCACTTCGTCCACTCGAAGCTGCTGTGCTGGGTGGCGCTGGACAGGGCGCTGCGGCTGGCCCGCGCACGGAGGCTGCCGGCGCCGCTGTCCCGCTGGGCCCGGGAGCGCGCGGCGCTGCGGCGCTACCTGCTGGAGTGCGCGGAGGACGGCTGGTTCCCGCAGGCCCGGGGCTCCGGCTCGGCGGACGCGTCCACGCTGCTGGTGCCGGCCCTGGGCTTCCTGCCGGTGGCGCACCCGCTGGTGCGGCGCACGGTGCAGGTGGTGCGCGAGCGGCTGGAGTCCCATGGGCTGCTGTACCGCTACCACGCGCCGGACGGGCTCGCGGGCGGGGAGGGGACCTTCCTCCTGTGCTCGTTCTGGCTGGTGGACGTGCTGGCCCACGCGGGCCGGTGGGACGAGGCGGAGGCGGTGCTGGCGCGGCTGCTGGGCCTGGCCAATGACGTGGGGCTCTACGCGGAGGAGGCCGTGCCCGGCACCGGCGAGGCGCTGGGCAACTTCCCCCAGGCCTTCACGCACATGGCCCTGGTGTCCTCGTGCGCGCAGCTCTCCGCCGTGTACGCCGCGGAGCGGCGCCCCAGGCCCGAGCGGGCGTATGACTTCGCCAGCTTCGCACTGGAGAAGCTGCTCACGCGCAGGAGGGACAGGGTGGAGCGGCCGGATGACTCCATCGTCCCGCGGGGCTTCAGGTCCGACGCCGCGTCGCCGGACTGA
- a CDS encoding YgaP-like transmembrane domain, whose protein sequence is MVVGFMASRTGRWLRIVTGAGLVLGGLTSGTSRGALVALAGLAPLITGVLDLVPIAPLFGLPMRGEELRRALGVPDETPLLDGLQRPSTRPTPITLH, encoded by the coding sequence ATGGTCGTCGGCTTCATGGCGTCGCGGACGGGGCGGTGGCTCCGCATCGTGACGGGCGCTGGGCTGGTGCTTGGAGGGCTGACCTCGGGAACGTCGCGCGGCGCGCTCGTGGCGCTCGCGGGGCTGGCGCCGCTCATCACCGGCGTGCTGGACCTGGTGCCCATCGCCCCGCTGTTCGGCCTGCCGATGCGCGGCGAGGAGCTGCGCCGCGCGTTGGGCGTGCCGGATGAGACACCGCTGCTGGACGGGCTCCAGCGTCCGTCCACGCGTCCCACGCCCATCACCCTCCACTGA
- a CDS encoding NmrA/HSCARG family protein, with the protein MPMAFFRSVLVTGATGKQGGAVARQLLKRGHRVTAFVRSAESPAAEELRSMGAELAVGDFDNVDAIALAAQGMDAMYAMATPFEGGVETEIRHGLNLADAARLAGVRHYVYSSVAGADRKTGIPHFDSKHRVELHVRRSGLPYTILGPTFFMENLTSPMFEKGLKAGVLATGLPPSRGLQMVALDDLAAFTVRVIEEPDRFFEERVDVASDEVTGQQAAGLLSMVSGHRIHYEQLPLDFLLERSEDLAAMWEWLDRVGYHADVLTLRHSYPEVRWHTFEDWARGQDWSALTSPAWPHAAAEPTPPTSH; encoded by the coding sequence ATGCCCATGGCCTTCTTCCGCTCCGTGCTCGTCACCGGCGCTACCGGCAAGCAGGGCGGCGCCGTGGCCCGCCAGCTCCTGAAGCGCGGCCACCGCGTCACCGCCTTCGTCCGGAGCGCTGAATCCCCCGCCGCCGAGGAGCTCCGGTCCATGGGCGCCGAGCTCGCCGTGGGAGACTTCGACAACGTGGACGCCATCGCCCTCGCGGCGCAGGGCATGGACGCCATGTACGCCATGGCCACGCCCTTCGAGGGTGGCGTGGAGACGGAGATTCGACACGGCCTCAACCTGGCGGACGCGGCGCGGCTGGCGGGCGTGCGGCACTACGTCTACTCGTCGGTGGCCGGCGCGGACCGCAAGACGGGCATCCCCCACTTCGACAGCAAGCACCGGGTGGAGTTGCACGTGCGGCGCAGCGGCCTGCCCTACACGATTCTGGGCCCCACCTTCTTCATGGAGAACCTCACCAGCCCCATGTTCGAGAAGGGGCTGAAGGCGGGCGTGCTCGCCACGGGCCTGCCGCCCTCGCGTGGCCTGCAGATGGTGGCGCTGGACGACCTGGCCGCCTTCACGGTGCGCGTCATCGAGGAGCCGGACCGCTTCTTCGAGGAGCGCGTCGACGTGGCGTCGGACGAGGTGACGGGCCAGCAGGCCGCGGGGCTGCTCTCCATGGTGAGCGGCCATCGCATCCACTACGAGCAGCTCCCCCTGGACTTCCTGCTCGAGCGCAGCGAGGACCTCGCGGCCATGTGGGAATGGTTGGACAGGGTGGGCTACCACGCGGACGTCCTCACCCTGCGGCACTCGTATCCCGAGGTGCGCTGGCACACCTTCGAGGACTGGGCGCGGGGCCAGGACTGGAGCGCGCTCACCTCGCCCGCCTGGCCCCATGCGGCCGCGGAGCCCACCCCTCCGACCAGCCACTGA
- a CDS encoding DUF2203 domain-containing protein has product MRYFSVEEANRLVPLLSRTFERVRPWVERAQQLADTLGSSESTRDVHQDTLREERDALLERIRGELLQLTEMGLEIKGADGLVDFRAHRGDDPVFLCWRFGEPAVTHWHELQDGFAGRRPIDSPDDFAPTYLS; this is encoded by the coding sequence ATGCGCTACTTCAGCGTGGAAGAAGCCAACCGGCTGGTGCCGCTGCTGTCCCGCACCTTCGAGCGCGTCCGCCCGTGGGTGGAGCGGGCGCAGCAACTCGCGGACACCCTCGGCTCGTCCGAGAGCACCCGCGACGTCCACCAGGACACGTTGCGCGAGGAGCGCGACGCCCTGCTGGAGCGCATCCGCGGCGAGCTGCTCCAGCTCACGGAGATGGGGCTGGAAATCAAGGGCGCGGACGGGCTGGTGGACTTCCGCGCGCACCGCGGTGACGACCCCGTGTTCCTCTGCTGGCGCTTCGGCGAGCCCGCCGTCACCCACTGGCACGAGCTGCAGGACGGCTTCGCCGGACGGCGCCCCATCGACAGCCCGGACGACTTCGCGCCCACCTACCTCAGCTGA
- a CDS encoding alkaline phosphatase PhoX, producing MERRHFLRFSALGGGALALSSLGFWQNIYATPPQPDGAGPYGPLANAPDANGLLLPQGFTSRIIAVSRDVVPGTRYAWHMAPDGGACFTQPDGGWVYACNSETSPDGGVSAVRFSAGGEVTDAYRILSGTNVNCAGGPTPWGTWLSCEEHPRGHVWECDPSRPGQGVERPALGTFTHEAVAVDPIGRRLYLTEDTPDGRFYRFTPAQWPSLDAGTLEAARVVGDVLKGAKVEWVPVSPEAPASEQPAAEETTVFRGGEGCWYDGGVVYFTTKRDNRVWALTLSNGRLVVLYDAASYPGSPLMGVDNVTVSRGREVFVCEDGDDMQVCLLSSDRKVSPVLQVVGHSGSEIAGAAFSPEGRRLYFSSQRGIDGRGVTFEVTGPFRTQPARDAHGALGCEQ from the coding sequence ATGGAACGCCGTCACTTCCTCCGCTTCTCCGCCCTCGGGGGCGGCGCGCTCGCCCTGAGCAGCCTCGGCTTCTGGCAGAACATCTACGCCACGCCGCCGCAACCTGACGGCGCCGGCCCCTACGGCCCGCTGGCGAACGCTCCGGATGCGAATGGCCTGCTCCTGCCCCAGGGCTTCACCTCGCGCATCATCGCCGTCAGCCGCGACGTGGTGCCGGGCACGCGCTACGCATGGCACATGGCTCCGGATGGCGGCGCCTGCTTCACGCAGCCGGATGGCGGCTGGGTGTACGCGTGCAACAGCGAGACGTCTCCGGACGGCGGCGTGTCCGCGGTGCGCTTCAGCGCCGGGGGCGAGGTGACGGACGCCTACCGCATCCTCTCCGGCACGAACGTCAACTGCGCCGGCGGCCCCACGCCTTGGGGCACGTGGCTGTCCTGCGAGGAGCACCCGCGCGGCCACGTCTGGGAGTGTGACCCGTCCCGCCCCGGGCAGGGCGTGGAGCGGCCCGCGCTCGGCACCTTCACGCACGAGGCCGTGGCGGTGGACCCGATTGGCCGGCGCCTGTACCTCACCGAGGACACGCCGGACGGGCGCTTCTACCGCTTCACTCCGGCGCAGTGGCCCTCGCTGGACGCGGGCACGCTGGAGGCCGCGCGCGTCGTCGGTGACGTGCTGAAGGGCGCGAAGGTGGAGTGGGTGCCCGTGTCTCCCGAGGCCCCCGCCTCCGAGCAGCCCGCCGCGGAAGAGACGACGGTGTTCCGGGGCGGAGAGGGCTGCTGGTACGACGGGGGCGTCGTGTACTTCACCACCAAGCGGGACAACCGCGTCTGGGCGCTCACGCTCAGCAACGGGCGGCTGGTGGTGCTCTACGATGCGGCGAGCTATCCGGGCTCACCGCTGATGGGCGTGGACAACGTCACCGTGTCGCGCGGCCGCGAGGTCTTCGTCTGCGAGGACGGGGATGACATGCAGGTGTGCCTCCTCTCGTCGGACCGGAAGGTGTCGCCCGTCCTCCAGGTGGTGGGGCACTCCGGCTCGGAGATTGCCGGCGCGGCCTTCAGCCCGGAGGGCCGGCGCCTCTACTTCAGCTCCCAGCGCGGCATCGACGGGCGGGGTGTCACCTTCGAGGTGACGGGCCCGTTCCGCACCCAGCCGGCCCGAGACGCGCATGGGGCCCTGGGTTGTGAACAGTGA
- a CDS encoding endonuclease V produces the protein MLACLDVDYRPELTVAACVLFRDWPAGSEASLLVDHGPPAAPYEPGHFYRRELPHLLRVLAMVQEPLEAIIVDGYVWLGEDKPGLGAHLYESLNRAVPIIGVAKTAYVTTGPALPVLRGQSLRPLFVTSVGMDTATAAQCVRRMHGASRIPTMLNRVDRLCRES, from the coding sequence ATGCTCGCCTGCCTGGATGTGGACTACCGCCCCGAGCTCACCGTGGCCGCGTGTGTCCTCTTCCGTGACTGGCCGGCGGGCTCGGAGGCGTCGCTCCTGGTGGACCACGGCCCTCCCGCCGCGCCGTACGAGCCGGGCCACTTCTACCGCCGCGAGCTGCCCCACCTGCTGCGCGTGCTCGCCATGGTGCAGGAGCCGCTGGAGGCCATCATCGTGGATGGCTACGTGTGGCTCGGCGAGGACAAGCCCGGCCTGGGCGCGCACCTGTACGAGTCGCTCAACCGCGCCGTGCCCATCATCGGCGTGGCCAAGACGGCGTACGTCACCACCGGCCCCGCCCTGCCCGTGCTTCGCGGCCAGAGCCTGCGCCCGCTCTTCGTCACCTCGGTGGGCATGGACACGGCCACCGCCGCGCAGTGCGTCCGGCGCATGCATGGGGCCTCGCGCATCCCCACCATGCTCAACCGGGTGGACCGGCTGTGCCGTGAGTCCTGA